A single Hippopotamus amphibius kiboko isolate mHipAmp2 chromosome 5, mHipAmp2.hap2, whole genome shotgun sequence DNA region contains:
- the PYCR3 gene encoding pyrroline-5-carboxylate reductase 3 isoform X1, translated as MGGGRCGAVQPMGGAECAARRGGEMAAAAAAESGPRRVGFVGAGRMAEAIAQGLIQAGKVEARHVLASAPTDRNLCRFQALGCQTTHSNQEVLQNCSLVFFATKPHILPAVLVEVAPVVTAEHILVSVAAGVSLSTLEELLPPTARVLRVSPNLPCVVQEGATVMARGRHAGSGEAGLLRTLLEACGQCEEVPEAQVDVHTGLSGSGVAFVCAFSEALADGAMKMGMPAGLAHRIAAQTLLGTAKMLLQKGQHPAELRTDVCTPGGTTIYGLHALERGGLRAAAMSAVEAATCRARELSRK; from the exons ATGGGCGGAGGCAGGTGCGGGGCGGTGCAGCCCATGGGCGGGGCCGAgtgcgcggcgcggcgcggcggcgAGATGGCGGCGGCCGCGGCTGCGGAGTCGGgccccaggcgcgtgggcttcgtgGGCGCGGGCCGCATGGCGGAGGCCATCGCACAGGGCCTCATCCAAGCAG GAAAGGTGGAGGCTCGGCACGTGCTGGCCAGCGCACCGACAGACAGGAACCTCTGCCGTTTCCAG gccCTGGGCTGCCAGACCACCCACTCCAACCAGGAGGTGCTGCAGAACTGCTCTCTCGTCTTCTTTGCCACCAAGCCGCACATCCTGCCGGCTGTCCTGGTGGAGGTGGCTCCCGTGGTCACCGCTGAGCACATCTTGGTGTCCGTGGCTGCCGGGGTCTCTCTGAGCACCCTGGAGGAG CTGCTGCCCCCGACAGCACGGGTGCTGCGGGTCTCGCCCAACCTGCCCTGCGTGGTCCAGGAGGGCGCCACTGTGATGGCGCGGGGCCGCCACGCTGGGAGCGGCGAGGCTGGGCTCCTGCGGACCCTGCTGGAAGCCTGCGGGCAGTGCGAGGAGGTGCCCGAGGCCCAGGTGGACGTCCACACCGGCCTCAGCGGCAGCGGCGTGGCCTTT GTGTGCGCCTTCTCAGAGGCCTTGGCGGACGGTGCCATGAAGATGGGCATGCCCGCTGGCCTGGCCCACCGCATTGCCGCCCAGACCCTGCTG GGCACAGCCAAGATGCTTCTGCAGAAGGGGCAGCACCCAGCTGAGCTGCGGACCGACGTGTGCACGCCGGGCGGCACCACCATCTACGGGCTGCACGCGCTGGAGCGGGGCGGGCTGCGGGCAGCGGCCATGAGCGCCGTGGAGGCCGCCACCTGCCGGGCCCGGGAGCTCAGCAGGAAGTAA
- the TIGD5 gene encoding tigger transposable element-derived protein 5 — protein sequence MYPAGPPAGPAPRRGRRPPPGRPAPPPRPPAPAPVPAARPPPPAPGPRPRVAVKMAFRKAYSIKDKLQAIERVKGGERQASVCRDFGVPGGTLRGWLKDEPKLRWFLEQLGGEVGTQRKKMRLANEEEIDRAVYSWFLALRQHGVPLSGPLIQAQAEAFARQIYGPECTFKASHGWFWRWQKRHGISSQRIYGEAEPPAAGPAPGPPVKQEPAQLPRAGPPPDRALAAPAPAEGGYGDEQIYNANVTGLYWKLLPEQAAPPGAGGRGRRWRGDRVTVLLAANLTGSHKLKPLVIGQLPDPPSLRRHNQDRFPASYRYSPDAWLSRPLLRGWFFEEFVPGVRRHLRRSCLQQKAVLLVAHPPCPSHAARMPALEESEETPRRCRPEPLGPPEELQTPDGAVRVLFLSKGSSRAHIPAPLEQGVVATFKQLYKRELLRLAVSCAGGSPLDFLRGFMLEDMLHLAGLSWDLVQAGRIERCWLLGLRAAFEPRPAEECAGQPAGQAEEAAERSRVLSDLTHLAALAYKRLAPEEVAEWLHLDDDGGLPDGCREDAGPSRPPVLLPGAPPAPASLPSVEEGGEEEEATVPTAGEAVRGLETALRWLESQDPREVGPLKLVQLRSLISMARRLGGIGPSSAAPDDGV from the coding sequence atgtACCCCGCGGGACCcccggccggccccgccccgcgccgcggccgccgccccccgcccgggcgccccgcgccgccgccgcggccccccgcgcccgccccggtCCCCGCCGCGCGgccgccgccccccgcgcccGGGCCGCGGCCCCGCGTGGCCGTGAAGATGGCCTTCCGCAAGGCCTACTCCATCAAGGACAAGCTGCAGGCCATCGAGCGCGTAAAGGGCGGCGAGCGGCAGGCCAGCGTGTGCCGCGACTTCGGCGTGCCCGGCGGCACGCTGCGCGGCTGGCTCAAGGACGAGCCCAAGCTGCGCTGGTTCCTGGAGCAGCTGGGCGGCGAGGTGGGCACACAGCGCAAGAAGATGCGGCTGGCCAACGAGGAGGAGATCGACCGCGCCGTCTACTCGTGGTTCCTGGCGCTGCGCCAGCACGGCGTGCCGCTCTCGGGGCCGCTGATCCAGGCGCAGGCCGAGGCCTTCGCGCGCCAGATCTACGGCCCCGAGTGCACCTTCAAGGCCAGCCACGGCTGGTTCTGGCGCTGGCAGAAGCGCCACGGCATCTCCAGCCAGCGCATCTACGGCGAGGCCGAGCCCCCGGCCgccggccccgcgcccggcccgccggTCAAGCAGGAGCCCGCGCAGCTGCCCCGCGCCGGGCCCCCGCCCGACCGCGCCCTGGCTGCCCCGGCGCCCGCCGAGGGTGGCTACGGCGACGAGCAGATCTACAACGCCAACGTCACCGGCCTCTACTGGAAGCTGCTCCCGGAGCAGGCCGCACCCCCGGGCGCGGGGGGCCGCGGCCGTCGCTGGCGGGGCGACCGAGTGACGGTGCTGCTGGCCGCTAACCTGACGGGTAGCCACAAGTTGAAGCCACTGGTCATCGGGCAGCTGCCGGACCCACCCAGCCTGCGCCGCCACAACCAGGACAGGTTCCCCGCCTCCTACCGCTACAGCCCCGACGCCTGGCTCAGCCGCCCGCTGCTGCGcggctggttctttgaggagtTCGTCCCCGGCGTCAGGCGCCACCTGCGCCGCAGCTGCCTGCAGCAGAAAGCCGTGCTGCTGGTCGCCCACCCGCCCTGCCCCAGCCATGCGGCCAGGATGCCCGCCCTGGAGGAGAGCGAGGAGACCCCCAGGAGGTGCCGGCCTGAGCCCCTCGGCCCTCCGGAGGAGCTGCAGACCCCCGACGGGGCGGTGCGGGTGCTGTTCCTGTCCAAGGGCAGCAGCCGGGCGCACATTCCGGCGCCGCTGGAGCAGGGGGTGGTGGCCACCTTCAAACAGCTGTACAAGCGGGAGCTGCTGCGTCTGGCCGTGTCCTGCGCGGGGGGCTCCCCGCTGGACTTCCTGCGCGGCTTCATGCTGGAGGACATGCTGCACCTGGCCGGCCTCTCCTGGGACCTGGTGCAGGCCGGCCGCATTGAGCGCTGCTGGCTGCTGGGCTTGCGGGCCGCCTTCGAGCCCCGGCCTGCGGAGGAGTGCGCTGGGCAGCCTGCGGGCCAGGCCGAGGAGGCCGCGGAGCGCAGCAGGGTGCTCAGCGACCTCACGCACCTGGCGGCCCTGGCCTACAAGCGCCTGGCCCCTGAGGAGGTAGCCGAGTGGCTGCACCTGGACGATGACGGGGGGCTGCCTGACGGCTGCAGAGAGGACGCGGGCCCCAGCCGGCCTCCTGTGCTCCTCCCTGgggcccctccagccccagccagccTACCCTCTGtcgaggagggaggagaggaggaggaggccaccGTGCCCACTGCTGGGGAGGCTGTTCGGGGTCTGGAGACGGCTCTGCGCTGGCTGGAGAGCCAGGACCCCCGGGAGGTGGGGCCGCTTAAGCTGGTGCAGCTTCGCTCACTGATCAGCATGGCCCGGAGGCTGGGGGGCATCGGGCCCTCTTCTGCAGCCCCTGACGACGGGGTGTGA
- the PYCR3 gene encoding pyrroline-5-carboxylate reductase 3 isoform X2, whose product MGGGRCGAVQPMGGAECAARRGGEMAAAAAAESGPRRVGFVGAGRMAEAIAQGLIQAGKVEARHVLASAPTDRNLCRFQEVLQNCSLVFFATKPHILPAVLVEVAPVVTAEHILVSVAAGVSLSTLEELLPPTARVLRVSPNLPCVVQEGATVMARGRHAGSGEAGLLRTLLEACGQCEEVPEAQVDVHTGLSGSGVAFVCAFSEALADGAMKMGMPAGLAHRIAAQTLLGTAKMLLQKGQHPAELRTDVCTPGGTTIYGLHALERGGLRAAAMSAVEAATCRARELSRK is encoded by the exons ATGGGCGGAGGCAGGTGCGGGGCGGTGCAGCCCATGGGCGGGGCCGAgtgcgcggcgcggcgcggcggcgAGATGGCGGCGGCCGCGGCTGCGGAGTCGGgccccaggcgcgtgggcttcgtgGGCGCGGGCCGCATGGCGGAGGCCATCGCACAGGGCCTCATCCAAGCAG GAAAGGTGGAGGCTCGGCACGTGCTGGCCAGCGCACCGACAGACAGGAACCTCTGCCGTTTCCAG GAGGTGCTGCAGAACTGCTCTCTCGTCTTCTTTGCCACCAAGCCGCACATCCTGCCGGCTGTCCTGGTGGAGGTGGCTCCCGTGGTCACCGCTGAGCACATCTTGGTGTCCGTGGCTGCCGGGGTCTCTCTGAGCACCCTGGAGGAG CTGCTGCCCCCGACAGCACGGGTGCTGCGGGTCTCGCCCAACCTGCCCTGCGTGGTCCAGGAGGGCGCCACTGTGATGGCGCGGGGCCGCCACGCTGGGAGCGGCGAGGCTGGGCTCCTGCGGACCCTGCTGGAAGCCTGCGGGCAGTGCGAGGAGGTGCCCGAGGCCCAGGTGGACGTCCACACCGGCCTCAGCGGCAGCGGCGTGGCCTTT GTGTGCGCCTTCTCAGAGGCCTTGGCGGACGGTGCCATGAAGATGGGCATGCCCGCTGGCCTGGCCCACCGCATTGCCGCCCAGACCCTGCTG GGCACAGCCAAGATGCTTCTGCAGAAGGGGCAGCACCCAGCTGAGCTGCGGACCGACGTGTGCACGCCGGGCGGCACCACCATCTACGGGCTGCACGCGCTGGAGCGGGGCGGGCTGCGGGCAGCGGCCATGAGCGCCGTGGAGGCCGCCACCTGCCGGGCCCGGGAGCTCAGCAGGAAGTAA